From a single Couchioplanes caeruleus genomic region:
- a CDS encoding extradiol ring-cleavage dioxygenase → MAEVVAVIASTHHPFYYRASTATGEDRPPFADEWVRKITAFRETLTKANPDVLVMVGSDHFHQLWLDNMPQFLVGKAPFYDANWYNEEREFGLPRMLLKGQEDLSAHILRAGLDEGFDLAFSNELRIDHSVTCPIITLRPEADLPIVPIYTNIFAPPLPQPKRFVQLGRAIREIVESWPSHLRVAIIGTGHLSLELGGPRQFGPHGPDPEFDRKAVEWIATGDLDRCLAEVTLDSLHSPGNATHGFMDFMLMMGVAGAGQKADHVDSLDLFHTMEAYFTWYPNGAPR, encoded by the coding sequence ATGGCTGAGGTCGTCGCGGTCATCGCCTCCACCCACCATCCCTTCTACTACCGGGCCAGCACGGCCACCGGTGAGGACCGGCCGCCGTTCGCCGACGAGTGGGTACGCAAGATCACCGCCTTCCGCGAGACGCTCACGAAGGCGAACCCGGACGTGCTGGTGATGGTCGGCTCCGACCACTTCCACCAGCTGTGGCTCGACAACATGCCGCAGTTCCTCGTCGGCAAGGCGCCCTTCTACGACGCCAACTGGTACAACGAGGAACGCGAGTTCGGCCTGCCACGGATGCTGCTCAAGGGTCAGGAGGACCTGTCCGCGCACATCCTGCGCGCCGGCCTCGACGAGGGCTTCGACCTGGCGTTCAGCAACGAGCTGCGGATCGACCACAGCGTCACGTGCCCGATCATCACGCTGCGGCCCGAGGCCGACCTGCCGATCGTGCCGATCTACACCAACATCTTCGCGCCGCCGCTGCCGCAGCCGAAGCGCTTCGTCCAGCTCGGCCGGGCGATCCGGGAGATCGTCGAGAGCTGGCCCAGCCACCTGCGCGTCGCGATCATCGGCACCGGCCACCTGTCGCTGGAGCTCGGCGGCCCGCGCCAGTTCGGCCCGCACGGCCCCGACCCGGAGTTCGACCGGAAGGCCGTCGAGTGGATCGCCACCGGCGACCTGGACCGCTGCCTGGCCGAGGTCACGCTGGACAGCCTGCACTCCCCCGGCAACGCCACCCACGGCTTCATGGACTTCATGCTGATGATGGGCGTCGCCGGCGCCGGCCAGAAGGCCGACCACGTGGACAGCCTCGACCTGTTCCACACCATGGAGGCCTACTTCACCTGGTACCCGAACGGAGCGCCG